The following proteins come from a genomic window of Streptomyces sp. GS7:
- a CDS encoding PadR family transcriptional regulator: MALEHAILVSLLEQPGSGYELARRFDRSIGYFWTATHQQIYRVLKRMEGDGWIEVREVAQQARPDKKEYSVAAPGRAVLSAWLHEPIEPESVRHELAVKIRGAAFDDPAALIREVERHQQAHSDRLAHYLAGERRDFTGPEAPATLDAGQELQHVVLRGGIAYEQMTLAWLDDVLATLHRLGPER; the protein is encoded by the coding sequence ATGGCGCTCGAACACGCGATCCTTGTCTCTCTGCTGGAGCAGCCGGGCTCCGGCTATGAGCTGGCCCGGCGGTTCGATCGGTCCATCGGGTACTTCTGGACCGCCACCCATCAGCAGATCTACCGCGTCCTCAAGCGGATGGAGGGCGACGGGTGGATCGAGGTCCGAGAGGTGGCGCAGCAGGCCCGGCCGGACAAGAAGGAGTACTCGGTGGCCGCCCCGGGCCGGGCCGTGCTCTCCGCGTGGCTCCACGAGCCGATCGAACCCGAGAGTGTCCGGCACGAGCTCGCCGTGAAGATCCGCGGCGCGGCCTTCGACGACCCGGCCGCGCTGATCCGCGAGGTCGAGCGGCACCAGCAGGCGCACTCCGACCGGCTCGCGCACTATCTCGCAGGGGAGCGACGGGACTTCACCGGCCCCGAGGCCCCCGCCACGCTCGATGCCGGGCAAGAGCTCCAACACGTCGTGCTGCGCGGCGGCATCGCGTATGAGCAGATGACCCTCGCCTGGCTCGACGACGTGCTCGCCACCCTCCACCGACTCGGCCCCGAGCGCTGA
- a CDS encoding SH3 domain-containing protein — translation MRKYVIGTVVAGLAVIPLMTATSASAQATSLVAVSRAPAVAAPVSTCQVRATETLNIREEPTTSSDALGVLPKGELATCYGRTVTGGTYTACGPYSDKYWMPISYNGMDGYVPRTCVKQP, via the coding sequence ATGAGAAAGTACGTGATCGGCACGGTCGTTGCCGGTCTCGCGGTCATCCCCTTGATGACGGCGACATCCGCGTCCGCACAGGCCACTTCGCTGGTGGCCGTCAGCCGGGCGCCTGCCGTTGCCGCGCCTGTCTCCACCTGCCAGGTGCGGGCGACGGAGACACTCAACATCCGCGAGGAGCCGACGACCAGCAGCGACGCACTCGGTGTGCTGCCCAAGGGGGAACTCGCCACGTGCTACGGCAGGACCGTGACCGGCGGGACCTACACGGCCTGTGGACCGTACAGCGACAAGTACTGGATGCCGATCTCGTACAACGGGATGGACGGCTACGTACCGCGGACCTGTGTGAAGCAGCCGTGA
- a CDS encoding methyltransferase: MGVTIGIIGGGTAGACVINALAEHPPDLSGAESGEVLVFDDTALWWRGRAYQDDGEYVWCNVPMSDMSVRYHDPDHGLAWMRARDLAVDDPVTGQPALLTRPAYGDYLNAATSEAISRLGGRGWRVRLVSERAARLWCDRRGVRLETTGGRCHDLDRAVLAVGGNAYADPYRLSGTADYLPDPYPLEKRLAGLDRGCRVGILGTGLAAVDVAVALQELGHDGPISMFCRSGLLPAVRGPHRSHQLTHLTVPAIERAAHDGPLSLTALRRLVEAELRSAGSSLDHLRRMLLPQPPLTRLSAELDAFRAGNDIGPQVLQKAVPTVGQDLWYLLAQDAKHWILDRLHRYVMALCCPMPLVNATRIAHLLSSGRLTVHPGTTGVQPAPLRGFTVDTSAGPVRVDLLVNTVTPARRTIPHLARGLIDHATATGVLGRHPLGGLHLDRHTSLALTPHGRPQPRLHLLGELTGTAFYFISGMPVLAKRSADIAHCLSSRGNAPTAPRRSRRVGPPNRRPAPRRAAADRIHDPKATDREISMSNETTAVDKGSEALTLLEQAMEYAYPAALRAAAVTGVADHLADGPKTPEELGRMTGADAQKLYRTLRLLATRGVFREDEQGRFELTSTAEYLRSDVPLSVRAAIMMITSKAMWLSTGELAGTLRGDSDISFERLFGKTIWEHWGRDLPPEEEFHTGMMSMTEPEIQSPVHSYDFPEGATVVDVGGGYGGLLLPVLRANPTLRGVLYDREHVLAKHRLAELGADDRWEAVPGDFFETCPEGDVYLLKYITHDWDDERAALILRNCRQAMKPGGRVLLFDMVIPPGNSPHPGKLMDFIVMAIYPGRERTEEDFRRLLAKAGLRLTRINNTAGYLSTIEAVAA, translated from the coding sequence ATGGGCGTCACCATCGGCATCATCGGAGGCGGCACTGCGGGCGCCTGCGTGATCAACGCTCTGGCGGAACATCCGCCGGACCTGTCCGGCGCAGAGTCCGGTGAGGTCCTGGTGTTCGATGACACCGCGCTGTGGTGGCGCGGGCGTGCGTACCAGGACGACGGGGAGTACGTCTGGTGCAACGTGCCCATGAGCGACATGTCCGTGCGGTACCACGATCCCGATCACGGCCTGGCGTGGATGCGTGCCAGGGACCTTGCCGTGGACGATCCGGTCACCGGTCAGCCCGCGCTCCTGACTCGTCCGGCCTATGGCGACTACCTGAACGCTGCCACCAGCGAGGCCATCTCCCGGCTGGGGGGCCGGGGTTGGCGCGTGCGCCTGGTATCCGAACGTGCGGCCCGCCTCTGGTGTGACCGCCGTGGAGTACGGCTGGAGACCACCGGCGGCAGGTGCCACGACCTCGACAGGGCGGTCCTGGCAGTGGGGGGCAACGCCTACGCCGACCCCTACCGTCTGTCGGGCACTGCCGACTACCTGCCCGACCCCTACCCACTGGAAAAGCGCCTGGCCGGCCTTGACCGCGGTTGCCGGGTGGGCATCCTGGGCACCGGGCTGGCCGCCGTCGATGTGGCTGTGGCCCTTCAGGAACTCGGCCACGACGGACCCATCAGCATGTTCTGCCGCAGCGGCCTGCTGCCCGCCGTGCGCGGCCCCCACCGCAGCCATCAGCTCACCCATCTGACCGTTCCCGCGATCGAACGTGCCGCCCATGACGGTCCGCTCTCACTCACGGCCCTGAGACGGCTGGTCGAGGCGGAACTCCGCAGCGCCGGCAGCAGCCTTGACCACCTCCGCCGCATGCTGCTCCCCCAACCACCGCTCACCCGCCTGTCCGCCGAACTGGACGCCTTCCGCGCCGGCAACGACATCGGCCCCCAGGTCCTGCAGAAAGCAGTCCCAACGGTCGGACAGGACCTGTGGTACCTGCTGGCGCAGGACGCCAAACACTGGATCCTCGACCGCCTCCACCGCTACGTGATGGCTCTGTGCTGCCCGATGCCCCTCGTCAACGCGACCCGGATCGCCCACCTGCTGTCCAGCGGCCGGCTCACCGTCCATCCCGGCACCACCGGCGTACAGCCCGCACCCCTCAGAGGGTTCACCGTCGACACCAGTGCCGGACCCGTCCGCGTGGACCTCCTCGTGAACACCGTGACCCCGGCTCGCCGCACCATCCCCCACCTGGCGCGCGGCCTCATCGACCATGCCACCGCCACCGGCGTGCTCGGGCGGCACCCCCTGGGAGGGCTGCACCTGGACCGGCACACCAGCCTGGCCCTCACCCCGCACGGCCGTCCCCAGCCACGCCTCCACCTCCTGGGCGAACTCACCGGCACCGCCTTCTACTTCATCTCCGGCATGCCCGTACTGGCCAAGCGCAGTGCCGACATCGCCCATTGCCTCAGCAGCCGCGGCAACGCCCCCACCGCACCTCGCCGTTCCAGGCGCGTCGGTCCGCCGAACCGAAGGCCGGCACCCCGGCGCGCAGCTGCCGACCGCATCCATGACCCGAAAGCGACCGACAGGGAGATCTCCATGAGCAACGAGACCACCGCCGTCGACAAAGGATCGGAAGCCCTGACCCTGCTGGAGCAGGCAATGGAGTACGCCTACCCGGCAGCGCTCCGCGCCGCAGCGGTCACCGGCGTGGCGGACCACCTCGCCGACGGTCCCAAGACACCGGAGGAACTCGGCCGCATGACCGGGGCCGACGCGCAGAAGCTTTACCGGACACTGCGGCTCCTGGCCACTCGTGGCGTGTTCCGCGAGGACGAGCAGGGACGATTCGAGCTGACCAGCACCGCTGAGTATCTGCGCAGCGATGTGCCGCTGTCGGTGCGGGCAGCGATCATGATGATCACCAGCAAGGCCATGTGGCTGTCGACCGGAGAGCTCGCCGGAACCCTGCGAGGCGACAGCGACATCTCGTTCGAGCGCCTCTTCGGCAAGACCATCTGGGAACACTGGGGCCGCGACCTGCCGCCGGAGGAGGAGTTCCACACCGGCATGATGTCGATGACCGAGCCGGAGATCCAGTCTCCTGTGCACAGCTACGACTTCCCCGAAGGAGCCACCGTCGTCGACGTGGGCGGCGGCTATGGAGGGCTGCTGCTCCCCGTCCTGCGGGCAAACCCGACCCTGCGAGGCGTCCTGTACGACCGGGAACACGTCCTGGCCAAGCACCGACTGGCCGAACTCGGCGCGGACGACCGCTGGGAGGCGGTCCCGGGAGACTTCTTCGAGACGTGCCCGGAAGGAGACGTGTACCTCCTCAAATACATCACACACGACTGGGACGACGAACGTGCCGCGCTGATCCTGCGCAACTGCCGCCAGGCAATGAAACCCGGCGGACGCGTGCTCCTCTTCGACATGGTCATCCCGCCGGGGAACTCCCCGCATCCAGGCAAGCTCATGGACTTCATCGTGATGGCGATCTATCCCGGCCGCGAACGCACCGAGGAGGACTTCCGCCGACTGCTGGCGAAAGCGGGGCTGCGGCTGACGCGGATCAACAACACGGCCGGCTACCTCTCGACGATCGAGGCCGTCGCAGCCTGA
- a CDS encoding PIG-L deacetylase family protein — translation MAETSGAPAQLAEMPTDWQRALAIVAHPDDLEYGASAAIASWTDAGRDVVYVLATRGEAGIDAIGPAEAGPLREQEQRASAAAVGVPTVEFLRHPDGVIEYGTALRRDFAAAIRHHRPELVLTLNHHDTWGGVTWNTPDHRAVGRAVLDAVADAGNRWIFPELVEDGLAPWNGVRYVAVAGSPRPTHAVDAGSGYERAVRSLMAHRTYIEALTDQDPEQYCRSFLNRTMKAASARFGGRPAVPFELFTR, via the coding sequence ATGGCCGAGACTTCCGGCGCACCCGCGCAACTGGCGGAGATGCCCACCGACTGGCAGCGCGCCCTCGCGATCGTCGCTCACCCCGACGACCTCGAATACGGGGCGTCGGCCGCCATCGCCAGTTGGACCGACGCGGGCCGCGACGTCGTCTACGTCCTCGCCACCCGCGGGGAGGCCGGCATCGACGCCATCGGACCCGCCGAGGCCGGCCCGCTGCGCGAGCAGGAGCAGCGGGCCAGTGCCGCCGCTGTGGGGGTCCCCACCGTCGAGTTCCTCCGCCACCCCGACGGCGTCATCGAGTACGGCACCGCGCTGCGCCGCGACTTCGCCGCCGCCATCCGGCACCACCGCCCCGAACTCGTGCTGACCCTCAACCACCACGACACCTGGGGCGGCGTCACCTGGAACACGCCTGACCACCGGGCCGTCGGCCGCGCCGTCCTCGACGCCGTCGCCGACGCGGGCAACCGCTGGATCTTCCCCGAACTCGTCGAGGACGGCCTCGCACCGTGGAACGGCGTGCGCTACGTGGCCGTGGCCGGCTCGCCGCGGCCCACGCACGCCGTCGACGCAGGCTCCGGATACGAGCGGGCCGTCCGGTCGCTGATGGCCCATCGCACCTATATCGAGGCGCTCACCGACCAGGACCCCGAGCAGTACTGCCGGTCGTTTCTGAACCGCACCATGAAGGCCGCGTCCGCACGGTTCGGCGGACGCCCCGCCGTGCCCTTCGAACTGTTCACCCGCTGA
- a CDS encoding tetratricopeptide repeat protein, whose product MPPRHPNLRLAALLSETNWSAGKLARAVNGLGAAQGLRLRYDRTSVAHWLAGSRPRPPVPHLVAETFSRHLGRPISAEETGLSRTPASGAPLPARPEKANAVHQLLTLCRQETDPERRGFLVRSLYSLSDRPLPAWDPSPPRHGPDPPPPPRRTAVPADAETLQELTHTFEYLSERHGGTHVRLALICYLAGSTRPLLAGPASRSLHRDLLTGTAQLTHLLATMTADAGHPGLAQRYFHIALALSRRADHRVLYAITLRALSRHALQLGYHSHAGDLARAAVHTAGPRAFPAAKAYLLAQRAVIHAHERRPRLALADLAAAERHHEQATSPAGPFSSYARPSLNYQQAYTLQLLGDRESALVGLRAATHRDPERRRSYALTQARLAETLLEAGHLEAACTHWHTFLDHYPHLHSAQVERALSRLREDLRCFPRQPRATALRERARTLARPKDGQRSAT is encoded by the coding sequence ATGCCCCCTCGTCACCCCAACCTCCGACTCGCCGCGCTACTTTCCGAGACGAACTGGAGCGCCGGGAAGCTGGCCCGCGCGGTCAACGGCCTGGGCGCGGCCCAGGGCCTGCGTTTGCGCTACGACCGAACCTCGGTCGCGCACTGGCTGGCCGGATCCCGTCCCCGCCCGCCGGTTCCCCACCTGGTCGCGGAAACGTTCAGCCGGCATCTCGGCCGACCGATATCCGCCGAGGAAACCGGTCTGTCCAGAACGCCGGCGTCGGGTGCCCCTTTGCCCGCCCGGCCCGAAAAGGCCAACGCCGTACACCAGTTGCTCACTCTGTGCCGCCAGGAAACCGATCCCGAACGCCGGGGCTTCCTCGTCCGCTCGCTCTACAGCCTGTCCGACCGCCCCCTGCCTGCCTGGGACCCCTCACCGCCGCGGCACGGGCCCGACCCGCCGCCCCCACCCAGGCGGACGGCCGTCCCCGCGGACGCCGAAACCCTGCAGGAGCTGACCCACACCTTCGAGTACCTTTCCGAGCGGCACGGCGGCACCCACGTCCGCCTCGCCCTGATCTGCTACCTCGCCGGCAGCACCCGTCCGCTCCTCGCCGGTCCCGCCTCACGATCCCTGCACCGGGACCTGCTCACCGGCACCGCCCAACTCACCCACCTGCTCGCCACCATGACCGCGGACGCCGGCCACCCTGGACTGGCCCAGCGCTACTTCCACATCGCCCTGGCCCTCTCCCGCCGAGCCGACCACCGCGTCCTGTACGCGATCACCCTGCGCGCCCTGAGCCGGCATGCCCTTCAACTGGGGTACCACAGCCACGCCGGCGACCTCGCCAGGGCCGCCGTCCACACCGCCGGCCCCCGTGCCTTCCCGGCCGCCAAGGCATACCTGCTCGCCCAGCGCGCCGTCATCCACGCCCATGAACGCCGTCCCCGCCTCGCCCTGGCCGACCTGGCCGCCGCGGAACGCCACCATGAACAAGCCACCAGCCCCGCCGGCCCTTTCAGCTCCTACGCCCGCCCCTCACTCAACTACCAACAGGCGTACACCCTCCAGCTCCTGGGCGACCGTGAGAGTGCCCTCGTGGGCCTGCGCGCCGCAACCCACCGGGACCCCGAGCGGCGTCGCTCCTACGCCCTCACGCAGGCCCGACTCGCCGAAACCCTGCTGGAGGCCGGGCACCTCGAAGCCGCCTGCACCCACTGGCACACGTTCCTCGACCACTACCCCCACCTGCACTCCGCGCAAGTCGAGCGGGCCCTGAGCCGCCTCCGCGAAGACCTGCGATGCTTCCCCCGCCAACCACGCGCCACCGCCCTGCGCGAGCGCGCCCGGACCCTCGCCCGCCCCAAGGACGGACAGCGATCGGCAACGTGA
- a CDS encoding C2 family cysteine protease has translation MGYHRNNWRQVANMAAPFIPGGEALMSAVDVVQGISDGASLDRLQYVRGGHPLVELPWQPPGPPPNPQRAEAIGRQAWDVLFADEQQYGARSLLDQVGNLLMPLPPTELDMVIRRFGTQGLDRWDALTHVEDEHGEPVYDWRRAQELFSWLLRTVSPYGAMLIGTGMSCSQPEYNAACSGCHCDDHGWVLPEGPFAQVDGAYVTENWQWVSASTEAMSWQDMDQGLFGDCWLLTSMQAVLQANPQHAPRHFRQEANGTLTVTLYDEGSPIAITLAPDLPYGHGRLWGAKGHTEDARYAETWPGFFEKAAAQFHGNYHDIVHGGPPSDALTLITGRVGQKVDLGSPWLIQDIANRKSRGQALVATTAAAPNADPGDAAEIADGRLVQNHAYFVKDVDPAGGRLCLGNPWGDGSTRKLWECWLTLQEVGYYLVQIDAVDTW, from the coding sequence GTGGGATACCACCGCAACAACTGGCGCCAGGTCGCCAACATGGCCGCGCCGTTCATTCCCGGCGGTGAGGCGCTGATGAGCGCCGTGGACGTGGTGCAGGGGATCAGCGACGGCGCCAGCCTGGACCGGCTCCAGTACGTGCGGGGCGGCCATCCGCTGGTCGAACTGCCCTGGCAGCCGCCCGGTCCACCGCCGAACCCGCAGCGGGCCGAAGCGATCGGCCGCCAGGCATGGGACGTCCTGTTCGCCGACGAGCAGCAGTACGGTGCCCGCTCACTGCTCGACCAGGTCGGCAACCTGCTGATGCCGCTGCCCCCCACCGAACTCGACATGGTCATACGCCGGTTCGGGACGCAGGGCCTGGACCGCTGGGACGCCCTCACCCACGTCGAGGACGAGCACGGTGAGCCCGTCTACGACTGGCGGCGGGCTCAGGAGCTCTTCAGCTGGCTGCTGCGCACGGTCAGTCCCTACGGCGCGATGCTGATCGGTACCGGGATGTCGTGCAGCCAGCCCGAGTACAACGCCGCGTGCAGCGGATGCCACTGCGACGACCACGGCTGGGTACTGCCCGAGGGGCCGTTCGCCCAGGTGGACGGCGCGTACGTCACCGAGAACTGGCAGTGGGTCTCGGCCTCGACCGAGGCGATGTCCTGGCAGGACATGGACCAGGGCCTGTTCGGGGACTGCTGGTTGCTGACCAGCATGCAGGCCGTGCTCCAGGCCAATCCGCAGCACGCCCCGCGACACTTCCGGCAGGAGGCCAACGGCACCCTCACCGTCACGCTCTACGACGAGGGCAGCCCGATCGCCATCACCCTGGCGCCCGACCTGCCCTACGGCCACGGCAGGCTCTGGGGTGCCAAGGGCCACACCGAGGACGCCCGTTACGCGGAGACGTGGCCGGGCTTCTTCGAGAAGGCTGCCGCCCAGTTCCACGGCAACTACCACGACATCGTCCACGGTGGCCCCCCGAGCGACGCGCTCACGCTGATCACCGGTCGCGTGGGGCAGAAGGTCGACCTCGGCTCGCCATGGCTCATCCAGGACATCGCCAACCGGAAGTCGCGGGGCCAGGCACTCGTCGCCACCACCGCCGCCGCGCCCAACGCCGACCCCGGCGACGCCGCGGAGATCGCGGATGGCCGGCTGGTCCAGAACCACGCCTACTTCGTCAAGGACGTGGACCCGGCCGGCGGCCGGCTCTGCCTGGGCAACCCGTGGGGCGATGGGTCCACCCGGAAGTTGTGGGAGTGCTGGCTGACCTTGCAGGAGGTCGGCTACTACCTGGTGCAGATCGACGCCGTCGACACCTGGTGA
- a CDS encoding ABC transporter permease, whose amino-acid sequence MLRTALRNVLAHKARLVMTVLAVSLGVACVCGTLVFADSSAAAYRAAASKNFADIAVTVTPKEPPPGAAANQPAGALDDVLVRKLTDVPGVATVRPSADGPATLNAADGTPLRAGKAWANLAAAYVPGKDGTDSRYPLVKGHAPRNGDELAVDGTTAAAGHFGIGDRVTLATDGPVMTKRLVGIVTTKDTRVTAGGTLALFDRATAQRLFASPGHYTGIDLSAAPGTDQFALSERVAAILPAGRAEATSGAAQATQQATYVDTVTRGYTKLPLVFAGVSLFIGSFLIVNTFTMLVSRRTREIALLRAIGATRRQVVRSVLWEAALLGLAASAAGFLLGLGIASVLPDILSTAQDTLPHGPLVVGPRPVAAAFGVGVGVTVLAAWLPSRRAAKVAPVEAMRSAEQPPSTTGSRIRGVVGLVLLVLGAGLLISLTGAKDASVENLQSAMLGCALLVIAMIALAPLLAAPVIRLTGRLTGRFGVAGRLARENALRDPRRTAASASALMVSTALVAGLAVIGNSTGQALDHQAAAGLGADYVISTRTPTARIDPAAVKRVADTSGVRTATAVADSTLFTGGHVQQISGVDPTTVDAVMKLDFVSGSAHDLGPGRIAVSSTLARQQGLSTGSRLDAGTGRGQDVKHYTVVGVYKDNPVAHDALGARTDVQENGITPHSVQRILVRTDDAAASRTTETRLRTAVGDNPLLTVQDRAELVHEAAGTLGNLLTLMYGLLAIGVVISALGIVNTLAMSVSERTREIGVLRAIGMDRSGIRRMIRLESVTVAAFGTVLGLAGGLFGAWAVGALANGAMEQYSLALPWGTLLLVCLASLALGVAAAAVPARRAAALSPLEAVADR is encoded by the coding sequence ATGCTGAGAACAGCCCTGCGCAACGTCCTGGCGCACAAGGCACGTCTGGTCATGACCGTCCTGGCGGTCAGCCTGGGCGTCGCCTGCGTCTGCGGCACCCTCGTCTTCGCGGACTCCTCGGCCGCGGCCTACCGTGCCGCCGCGTCGAAGAACTTCGCGGACATCGCGGTCACCGTGACCCCGAAGGAACCCCCGCCCGGGGCCGCCGCGAACCAGCCGGCCGGCGCGCTCGACGACGTCCTCGTGCGCAAACTCACCGACGTCCCCGGTGTCGCCACCGTCCGGCCGTCGGCCGACGGCCCGGCCACCCTGAACGCCGCCGACGGCACACCGCTGCGGGCCGGCAAGGCGTGGGCGAACCTGGCCGCCGCCTACGTACCGGGCAAGGACGGCACGGACAGCCGCTACCCCCTGGTCAAGGGCCACGCCCCCCGCAACGGCGACGAACTCGCCGTGGACGGAACCACCGCGGCCGCCGGTCACTTCGGTATCGGCGACAGGGTCACGCTGGCCACCGACGGCCCGGTCATGACCAAACGGCTCGTCGGCATCGTCACCACCAAGGACACCCGGGTGACCGCCGGCGGCACCCTCGCCCTGTTCGACAGGGCCACCGCCCAGCGGCTGTTCGCGTCCCCGGGCCACTACACCGGGATCGACCTGTCCGCCGCGCCCGGCACCGACCAGTTCGCCCTGTCCGAGCGGGTCGCCGCCATCCTCCCGGCCGGCCGGGCCGAGGCCACCAGCGGCGCCGCCCAGGCCACTCAACAGGCCACCTACGTCGACACGGTGACCCGGGGCTACACCAAGCTGCCACTGGTCTTCGCCGGCGTCTCGCTGTTCATCGGCTCGTTCCTCATCGTCAACACCTTCACCATGCTCGTCTCCCGGCGCACCCGTGAGATCGCGCTGCTGCGGGCCATCGGCGCCACGCGCCGCCAGGTGGTCCGCTCGGTCCTCTGGGAGGCGGCCCTGCTCGGCCTCGCCGCATCGGCGGCCGGTTTCCTGCTGGGCCTGGGCATCGCCTCCGTACTGCCCGACATCCTGAGCACCGCACAGGACACGCTGCCCCACGGACCCCTGGTCGTCGGGCCGCGCCCCGTCGCGGCGGCGTTCGGCGTCGGCGTCGGCGTCACGGTGCTCGCCGCGTGGCTGCCCTCGCGCCGCGCCGCGAAGGTCGCGCCCGTCGAAGCGATGCGCTCGGCCGAGCAGCCGCCCTCCACCACCGGCTCCCGGATCCGCGGCGTGGTGGGGCTGGTCCTGCTCGTCCTCGGCGCCGGGCTGCTGATCTCGCTCACCGGGGCGAAGGACGCCTCGGTGGAGAACCTGCAGAGCGCGATGCTCGGTTGCGCCCTCCTCGTCATCGCCATGATCGCGCTGGCGCCGCTGCTCGCCGCCCCCGTGATCAGGCTGACCGGCCGGCTGACCGGCCGCTTCGGCGTCGCCGGCCGGCTCGCCCGGGAGAACGCGCTGCGCGACCCACGGCGCACCGCGGCCTCCGCCTCCGCCCTGATGGTCAGCACGGCACTGGTCGCCGGACTCGCCGTCATCGGCAACTCCACCGGGCAGGCCCTCGATCACCAGGCCGCCGCCGGCCTCGGCGCCGACTACGTGATCAGCACCCGCACCCCCACGGCCCGCATCGACCCGGCCGCCGTGAAGAGGGTGGCCGACACCTCCGGAGTGCGGACCGCGACGGCCGTCGCCGACTCCACCCTCTTCACCGGCGGCCATGTCCAGCAGATCTCCGGCGTCGACCCCACCACCGTCGACGCCGTCATGAAGCTCGACTTCGTCAGCGGCTCCGCACACGACCTCGGCCCCGGCCGGATCGCCGTCTCCAGCACCCTCGCCCGGCAGCAGGGCCTGAGCACCGGCAGCCGACTCGACGCCGGGACGGGCCGCGGCCAGGACGTCAAGCACTACACCGTCGTCGGCGTCTACAAGGACAATCCCGTCGCCCACGACGCGCTGGGCGCCCGAACCGACGTACAGGAGAACGGCATCACGCCCCACTCCGTCCAGCGGATCCTCGTCCGCACCGACGACGCTGCCGCGTCCCGGACCACCGAGACCCGGCTCCGCACCGCCGTGGGCGACAACCCGCTGCTGACGGTGCAGGACCGGGCGGAACTCGTCCACGAGGCCGCCGGCACCCTGGGCAACCTGCTCACCCTGATGTACGGGCTGCTCGCCATCGGCGTGGTCATCTCCGCGCTCGGCATCGTGAACACCCTGGCCATGTCGGTCTCCGAACGCACCCGGGAGATCGGAGTGCTGCGCGCCATCGGCATGGACCGCTCCGGCATCCGGCGCATGATCCGCCTGGAGTCGGTGACGGTCGCCGCGTTCGGCACAGTGCTGGGCCTGGCGGGCGGACTGTTCGGCGCGTGGGCGGTCGGCGCGCTGGCCAACGGCGCGATGGAGCAGTACTCCCTGGCGCTGCCCTGGGGCACGCTGCTGCTCGTGTGCCTGGCGTCCCTCGCGCTCGGCGTGGCCGCGGCAGCCGTCCCGGCCCGCCGGGCAGCCGCCCTGAGCCCGCTGGAGGCCGTCGCGGACAGGTGA